Genomic segment of bacterium:
CCTCGACTCGGCGGGAGCAGGACGGCACGAGCGCGCGGCTGCCGTCGAGCTCCACCACGCACGCCCGACAGACGTTGACCGGCGTCAGGTTGGGATGGTAGCAGAGTGTGGGCGCGTCCATGCCCGCGCGTCGCAGCGCTTGGAGGATCGTCATCCCATCCTCCGCGTCAATCGGATGCCCGTCGACCTCGATGGCCACGCTCACGCCGATCCCCCCCGCATGAGCGTCAGGGCGCTGAGCACCGCTCCGGACGCCGTTTGTCCCAGCCCGCAGATGGACGCGTCGGTCATTGCCGCGCCGATTTCCTCCAAAAGCTCCGCGTCCCCCGGTTTCGCCCTCCCGGAGGCGAGACGCTCGACGATCTCCCACTGACGCTGCGTGCCCACGCGGCAGGGAACGCACTGGCCGCACGATTCCTCCTGGAAGAAGCGGGCCACGCGCAGCACGACGTCCCAGAGCGGTGCCGTGTCGTCCAGCACGATCACCGCGCCCGAACCGATCGTTCCCCCGAGGGTCCGCAGGTCCTCGAACGTCAGCGGCACGTCCAGGCGCTCCGGGCCCAGGAACGTGCCGGCCGCGCCGCCGCACAGGACGGCTTGGAGGCGGCGCCCCTGCCAAACACCCCCGGCCAGGGAGAGTAGCGCGCGCAGCGTGGTACCGAACGGCACTTCGTACAACCCGGGCCGCTCGACGTGGCCGCTGACGCAGAAGAGCTTCGTGCCCGTGGATCGGTCGGTGCCGTAGCGCCGAAAGCCGGCCGCGCCGTCCCGCAGCACCAGGGGGACGTTGCAGAGCGTCTCGACATTGTTCACCAGCGTCGGGTCGCCGAACAGGCCTGCCTGTGTGGGGAACGGAGGCTTGTTGCGCGGTTCGCCGCGCCGGCCCTCGGCCGAGTTGAAGAGCGCAGTTTCCTCCCCGCAGATGTACGCGCCGGCACCGCGAAAAATCCGGATGCGAAACTCCCGCCCCGAACCCGCCGTGTTGGCGCCCACAATTCCCGCATCCTGCGCCTGCTTGATCGCACGTTGGAGGCGGTCGGCGGCGAGGCGGTACTCGCCCCGGACGTAGACGAGCCCGTCTTCGGCCCCAACGGTCAACCCGGCGATCGTCATCGCCTCAACGATCGCGAACGGGTCTTCTTCCATCAGCACCCGGTCCTTGAAGGTGCCGGGCTCGCTCTCGTCGGCGTTGCAAACGACGCGCCGACGTCCGCGCGCGCCTGCGACCGCGCGCCACTTGCGGCCTGCGGGAAACGCCGCGCCGCCCCGCCCGAGCAGGCCCGACGCCTCCAGCTCAGAGAGGACCCACTCCGGGCCAGCCTGGACGGCTTTCGTCAGCGCCTCCCAGCCGTGCGCGCGCCGGTAGTCCTCCAGGCTCTCGGGATCGGCGACGCCGACCCGCGCGAGCAGCCGCCGCACTTCAGGCATCGCCGGTCCCCGTGGCTGCGGCGGCCGCGATCTCCTCGAGCGTGGCGCGCCGATGCACGCAGCCGTTGACAACGGCCACCGGCGCGTCCTCGCACCGGCCGAGGCAGGGAACCGTCTCCCAGTCGAGCGGCGGGACGTGACCGCTCGCCGACATTCCGTGGGGCGCGGCGTCATGAGCCTCGCCGGTGAACCGTCGGGGCGGGCCGTATGCGGCCTCGAACCGCCGGAGCAGCGAATCCGCGCCGCGGAGGCGGCACGGCACATCGTCGCAGACGTGGACGACC
This window contains:
- a CDS encoding NADH-ubiquinone oxidoreductase-F iron-sulfur binding region domain-containing protein, encoding MPEVRRLLARVGVADPESLEDYRRAHGWEALTKAVQAGPEWVLSELEASGLLGRGGAAFPAGRKWRAVAGARGRRRVVCNADESEPGTFKDRVLMEEDPFAIVEAMTIAGLTVGAEDGLVYVRGEYRLAADRLQRAIKQAQDAGIVGANTAGSGREFRIRIFRGAGAYICGEETALFNSAEGRRGEPRNKPPFPTQAGLFGDPTLVNNVETLCNVPLVLRDGAAGFRRYGTDRSTGTKLFCVSGHVERPGLYEVPFGTTLRALLSLAGGVWQGRRLQAVLCGGAAGTFLGPERLDVPLTFEDLRTLGGTIGSGAVIVLDDTAPLWDVVLRVARFFQEESCGQCVPCRVGTQRQWEIVERLASGRAKPGDAELLEEIGAAMTDASICGLGQTASGAVLSALTLMRGGSA
- a CDS encoding NAD(P)H-dependent oxidoreductase subunit E; amino-acid sequence: MPIERSHSARAPERERAAVDRALARLGAEPQRSDLLPLLHALQDDLGWLPQGALHHLADRMNLPFPDVWGVVTFYALFRLDPPRGVVVHVCDDVPCRLRGADSLLRRFEAAYGPPRRFTGEAHDAAPHGMSASGHVPPLDWETVPCLGRCEDAPVAVVNGCVHRRATLEEIAAAAATGTGDA